The following proteins are co-located in the Abditibacteriaceae bacterium genome:
- a CDS encoding fused MFS/spermidine synthase: MLILYSLSIFCGAALLFLVQPMFARFVLPSLGGSPAVWNTALVFYQTALLAGYAWTHFTVQKLGARRQAWLHCGVLALALFFLPIALPASWTPPTQGSPSFWLLGAMLLTVGPPFFAVSTTSPALQRWFATTNHPAARDPYFLYAASNAGSLLALVAYPFILEPRLRLLEQSRLWAFGFGALLVLCLACAFALWKSAPEEAREVSALPAVGTRNSAVLSDEPITLARRLRWIALAAVPSSLMVGVTTYLSNEIAAIPLLWIVPLVLYLLSFIIVFSRRGEATIGIAARIFTLLVLPLLVTLIGRASSPMNLLMPLNLLVLFVAATMCHGELARDRPAPARLTEFYLLMSLGGALGGAFNALLAPVIFKSVLEYPLALAAACALVPAMLIGAKEKPSFKVQDVALAVAVGATTAVLVYFVPRARLDGSAALALTFGPAVLVCFAWSRKPARFGLAVLGLVLAGTMYRGGEGRSLRVERSFFGIHRVTISNDNRFHQLIHGNTLHGSQALDPKRANDPLTYYYRTGPIGQVFEAMQPQLKNVGVVGLGVGSLAPYGRVGQSWTYYEIDPEVEDIARTNFTFLKNCRADLKVILGDARLSLKTAPQGGYDLLALDAYSSDAIPVHLMTREAMQLYLRSLAPRGVLAFHISNRHLDLEPVLGTLARDAGLVSRVCNDTKIPRTESRLGKSGSQWMILARRAADFGPLQRDVRWTKARVSTSPVWTDDYSSLLPALTWR, translated from the coding sequence GTGCTGATTCTTTATTCTCTTTCGATTTTCTGCGGCGCAGCTCTTTTGTTCTTGGTGCAGCCGATGTTCGCGCGGTTTGTTTTACCATCGCTGGGCGGCTCGCCTGCCGTCTGGAACACTGCGCTCGTTTTCTACCAGACTGCACTTTTAGCCGGATACGCGTGGACGCATTTCACGGTTCAAAAGCTGGGCGCGCGCCGACAGGCCTGGCTGCATTGCGGCGTCCTCGCGCTCGCTCTGTTCTTTCTTCCCATTGCGTTGCCCGCGAGCTGGACGCCGCCGACACAAGGTTCGCCTTCCTTCTGGCTGCTCGGCGCGATGCTTCTCACCGTTGGCCCGCCGTTTTTCGCCGTTTCGACGACAAGCCCGGCATTGCAGCGCTGGTTTGCTACAACCAATCATCCCGCAGCGCGCGACCCGTATTTTCTCTACGCGGCCAGCAATGCCGGAAGTTTGCTGGCGCTTGTCGCCTATCCGTTTATTCTCGAACCGCGCCTGCGCCTCTTAGAGCAAAGCCGCTTGTGGGCGTTTGGGTTCGGCGCATTGCTGGTTCTGTGTCTCGCGTGTGCGTTTGCGCTGTGGAAAAGCGCGCCCGAAGAAGCGCGTGAAGTATCCGCCCTTCCTGCGGTGGGCACCCGGAATTCGGCCGTACTTTCGGATGAGCCCATTACTCTCGCGCGACGCCTGCGCTGGATTGCCCTCGCCGCAGTGCCCTCGAGTTTGATGGTCGGCGTCACCACGTATTTATCGAACGAAATCGCGGCGATTCCCCTTTTGTGGATTGTGCCGCTCGTGTTGTATTTGCTGTCGTTTATCATCGTGTTCTCGCGGCGCGGCGAAGCGACGATTGGTATCGCGGCGCGCATTTTTACGCTTTTGGTGTTGCCGCTTCTGGTGACTTTGATTGGACGCGCATCCAGCCCGATGAACCTGCTGATGCCACTGAACTTGTTGGTTTTGTTCGTGGCGGCAACGATGTGCCACGGCGAACTGGCGCGCGACCGGCCCGCTCCGGCCCGATTGACCGAATTTTATTTGCTAATGTCGCTCGGCGGCGCGTTGGGTGGGGCGTTTAATGCCTTGCTGGCGCCCGTTATTTTCAAAAGCGTCCTGGAATATCCTCTCGCGCTCGCTGCTGCATGCGCTCTGGTTCCAGCGATGCTTATCGGGGCGAAAGAAAAACCGAGTTTCAAAGTTCAGGACGTTGCTCTCGCAGTCGCTGTAGGAGCGACAACGGCGGTTCTGGTGTATTTTGTGCCGCGCGCCCGCTTGGACGGCTCTGCTGCGCTTGCGCTCACATTTGGGCCGGCTGTACTGGTGTGTTTTGCATGGTCGCGCAAACCGGCACGGTTTGGCCTTGCGGTTCTTGGCCTTGTCCTCGCCGGAACCATGTATCGAGGCGGAGAAGGCCGAAGCCTGCGCGTCGAACGCTCGTTTTTCGGCATTCATCGTGTCACGATTTCCAACGACAATCGTTTTCATCAGTTGATTCATGGCAATACGCTGCATGGAAGTCAGGCGCTCGACCCCAAGCGTGCGAACGACCCGCTGACGTATTACTATCGCACCGGCCCAATCGGACAAGTATTTGAAGCGATGCAGCCACAATTGAAGAATGTCGGCGTCGTCGGTTTGGGCGTTGGCTCGCTCGCGCCGTATGGACGCGTCGGGCAAAGCTGGACGTATTACGAAATCGACCCCGAAGTCGAAGACATCGCGCGCACCAATTTTACATTTCTCAAAAATTGTCGCGCCGATTTGAAAGTGATCCTCGGCGACGCGCGTTTGTCGCTCAAAACGGCTCCGCAGGGCGGCTACGATTTGCTGGCGCTCGACGCGTATTCTTCGGACGCAATTCCGGTTCACCTGATGACACGCGAAGCGATGCAGCTTTATTTGCGTTCGCTGGCGCCGCGCGGTGTGCTCGCGTTTCACATTTCAAATCGCCATCTCGACTTGGAGCCGGTGTTGGGAACTTTGGCGCGCGATGCCGGTTTGGTTTCGCGCGTCTGCAACGACACGAAAATTCCGCGAACGGAAAGCCGCTTGGGGAAAAGTGGCTCGCAATGGATGATTCTGGCGCGGCGCGCAGCCGATTTTGGCCCGTTACAACGCGATGTGCGCTGGACAAAGGCGCGTGTTTCGACCTCGCCGGTGTGGACAGACGATTATTCCAGCCTCCTGCCCGCGCTGACGTGGCGATAA
- a CDS encoding isoprenyl transferase — MTAQHVIQQLGLDPAKMPRHIAVIMDGNRRWAKQQGWRAIRGHTVGARTTRDIIQACSDLAIPALTLYTFSTENWKRPRGEVSALMRLITRNLASELPSMKNNNVRVRHVGRREQLPDYLLQQIDECIAQTQQNTGLVLSLALNYGGRAEIADAFQVLLQKVKDGELQPEDVSEELIENSLYTAGLPEPDLMLRTGGEMRISNFLPWQIAYAELWVTPTLWPDFKPAELHRAIADFQTRERRFGGVNDK, encoded by the coding sequence ATGACAGCACAACACGTGATTCAACAATTAGGACTCGATCCGGCGAAAATGCCGCGTCACATCGCCGTCATTATGGATGGCAATCGGCGCTGGGCGAAGCAGCAGGGCTGGCGCGCGATTCGTGGCCACACCGTTGGTGCGCGCACCACGCGCGACATCATCCAGGCGTGCAGCGACTTGGCGATTCCGGCACTCACGCTTTACACCTTTTCGACCGAAAACTGGAAGCGCCCGCGTGGCGAAGTTTCGGCCCTCATGCGCCTGATTACGCGCAATCTGGCGAGCGAATTACCGTCGATGAAGAACAACAATGTTCGCGTGCGCCACGTCGGTCGCCGCGAGCAATTGCCCGATTACTTGTTGCAGCAAATCGATGAGTGCATCGCGCAAACGCAGCAGAACACCGGCTTGGTTCTCAGCCTCGCGTTGAATTACGGCGGTCGTGCCGAAATCGCCGATGCGTTTCAGGTTTTGCTGCAGAAAGTCAAAGACGGCGAATTGCAACCCGAAGATGTTTCGGAAGAACTGATTGAGAATTCGCTTTACACCGCCGGTTTGCCCGAACCCGATTTGATGCTGCGAACCGGCGGCGAGATGCGAATTTCCAATTTTTTGCCGTGGCAAATTGCGTATGCCGAACTGTGGGTAACGCCGACACTGTGGCCCGATTTCAAGCCCGCCGAATTGCACCGCGCGATTGCCGATTTTCAAACAAGGGAACGACGCTTTGGTGGCGTCAACGATAAATAA
- the frr gene encoding ribosome recycling factor gives MPTSVIAEMERRTNAALEDLRKDLATLRTGRATPALLDKVMVEYYGNLTPLSQVGNISAPDARQLLISPWEKNLSGAIVAGIMKSGLGLQATTDGNNVRVSVPALNEERRREMVKTAAKKAEEHKVAVRNVRRDANDRFKKMEKEGELTKDDLKVYEADTQKIADRAIAEIEKIRAAKEIDILEV, from the coding sequence ATGCCTACAAGTGTGATAGCCGAAATGGAACGCCGCACCAATGCGGCTTTGGAAGATCTGCGAAAAGACCTTGCGACTCTGCGCACCGGACGCGCCACGCCCGCGCTTTTGGACAAAGTCATGGTTGAATATTACGGCAACCTGACGCCATTGTCGCAGGTCGGCAACATCTCGGCGCCCGATGCGCGCCAACTCCTGATCTCGCCGTGGGAAAAGAATTTGTCGGGCGCAATCGTCGCGGGCATCATGAAAAGCGGTCTGGGTTTGCAAGCCACGACCGATGGCAACAACGTGCGCGTTTCGGTTCCGGCATTGAATGAAGAGCGCCGCCGCGAAATGGTAAAAACCGCCGCGAAGAAAGCCGAAGAACACAAAGTGGCGGTTCGAAATGTGCGTCGCGACGCCAACGACCGTTTCAAGAAAATGGAAAAAGAAGGCGAACTCACCAAAGACGATTTGAAAGTTTACGAAGCCGACACGCAGAAAATCGCCGACCGCGCGATTGCTGAAATCGAGAAAATTCGTGCTGCCAAAGAAATCGACATTCTTGAAGTTTAA